From one Dermacentor andersoni chromosome 1, qqDerAnde1_hic_scaffold, whole genome shotgun sequence genomic stretch:
- the LOC126544864 gene encoding uncharacterized protein C18orf19 homolog B → MSSTISLLWRIEVSSCRLPRLLHLRQIPLQKTSRLLPYLQWHKAYIKHSTLQCGVTSAKPSFLTSTCTFSSNYCTKSDSKADLKKGVASPLEASAEPKKDEVVEENLNIFQRYKKMFKEYWYVMLPVHIATSIVWFGSFFYLATCGIDVVQIMEYLGLPESIISPLRKSGLNYIATASALYKLATPARYTVTLGGTSIAIRLLVKRGLIKPMPTRGELRQMLRDKMKPQ, encoded by the exons ATGTCGTCAACAATTAGTTTATTGTGGAGAATCGAAGTTTCGTCCTGCAGACTGCCTCGGCTGTTGCATTTACGACAAATCCCCTTGCAGAAGACCAGCCGGTTGCTTCCCT ATTTGCAATGGCACAAGGCATACATCAAGCACTCAACTTTGCAATGTGGTGTTACATCAGCAAAACCATCGTTCCTCACCTCTACATGTACTTTCTCTTCAAACTACTGCACGAAGTCGGACTCGAAAGCAGATTTAAAAAAAGGTGTTGCAAGTCCATTGGAAGCCAGTGCTGAGCCAAAAAAGGATGAAGTTGTGGAAGAAAACTTAAATATATTTCAGCGGTACAAGAAAATGTTCAAAGAATATTGGTATGTCATGTTGCCTGTGCACATTGCAACGTCGATCGTCTGGTTTGGCTCGTTCTTCTACTTAGCAACATG TGGTATCGATGTTGTTCAAATCATGGAATACCTGGGGCTGCCCGAGTCTATCATCAGTCCTTTGCGGAAGTCTGGACTGAACTACATTGCTACAGCTTCAGCCTTGTACAAGTTGGCCACTCCAGCTCGTTACACAGTTACACTTGGAGGGACATCAATAGCCATCCGGTTACTTGTCAAACGGGGTCTCATAAAACCTATGCCAACGAGGGGCGAGCTGAGACAGATGCTGCGAGACAAGATGAAGCCCCAGTGA